A window of the Desulfopila inferna genome harbors these coding sequences:
- the tilS gene encoding tRNA lysidine(34) synthetase TilS produces MDSTQLKTILTGQNLVRENDTVIVGCSAGPDSTALLSLFCECDLGIKAIAVYVDHGLRPPQEIGKEVELVQNIAERLGIPHEIVSVDVKGHKRRTASSLEESARVLRYEALQQCRRRHNAQVIAVAHTADDQAEEVLLRLFRGTGLKGLSGMRPKNETIIRPLLQISKNELLEYLNSSGIPYCTDSSNTDKSFLRNRLRLDLLPRIKKQFNPAIRSTLLQTAAILKEDDDLLESMTITELAECTRFSCAKNACRSASLDTGTFLQKHTAIRRRIIEKVCWKFGSRPQFHHIEKLIHLAESGRNGAELHLPQGLRVYKSRGRLTFQQQEHGKKFRGQIKPASIPHLRITAPAEYGIEVLNRRLKLEALQDPPPHLTTGELLVDGGKVDFPLTLRPAEQGERFTPPGMNGRKKISRFLADLKIPRQQRFKFPVLASEDRVVAVVGLQIDDKFAIDSITTRFLKITWRPLEEKMDDSSTAGP; encoded by the coding sequence GTGGATTCTACTCAATTAAAAACCATACTTACCGGCCAAAACCTGGTGCGGGAGAATGATACGGTTATCGTCGGCTGCTCCGCCGGACCTGATTCAACTGCCCTGCTCTCCCTTTTTTGTGAATGTGATCTGGGCATAAAAGCTATTGCCGTCTATGTCGACCATGGCCTGCGACCGCCGCAGGAGATCGGCAAAGAGGTAGAGCTCGTCCAAAATATTGCAGAGCGCTTGGGGATCCCGCATGAAATAGTTTCCGTGGATGTCAAAGGGCACAAGCGAAGAACCGCCTCCTCGCTTGAAGAAAGTGCGCGTGTTCTGAGATACGAAGCTCTGCAGCAGTGCCGTCGCCGGCATAACGCCCAGGTGATCGCTGTTGCTCATACCGCCGATGATCAGGCCGAAGAAGTTCTGCTCAGATTATTTCGTGGCACCGGGCTCAAAGGATTGTCCGGGATGCGTCCCAAAAACGAAACCATAATCAGACCGCTGCTGCAAATTTCCAAAAATGAGCTGCTGGAATATCTCAATTCCAGCGGAATTCCTTATTGTACTGACAGCTCCAACACCGACAAATCATTCCTCCGCAACCGGCTGCGTCTGGATCTTCTCCCAAGGATAAAAAAACAGTTCAATCCGGCCATCCGCTCAACGCTTTTACAGACAGCGGCAATACTCAAGGAAGATGACGATCTTCTCGAAAGTATGACAATAACCGAATTGGCGGAATGCACACGCTTCAGTTGTGCAAAAAACGCCTGCAGGTCTGCTTCTCTTGATACCGGTACTTTTCTGCAAAAACATACGGCCATCAGGAGGCGGATCATCGAAAAGGTGTGCTGGAAATTCGGCTCGAGGCCGCAATTTCACCATATTGAAAAACTGATCCATTTAGCTGAATCCGGGAGAAACGGTGCAGAACTGCACCTGCCGCAGGGGCTGCGTGTCTATAAAAGCAGAGGCCGGCTGACCTTTCAGCAGCAGGAACACGGCAAGAAATTCAGGGGACAAATCAAACCCGCATCCATCCCTCACCTGCGGATTACAGCACCGGCTGAGTATGGGATAGAGGTACTGAACAGAAGGTTAAAACTGGAGGCGCTGCAAGATCCTCCGCCGCATTTAACGACGGGAGAACTGCTGGTCGATGGGGGTAAGGTTGATTTTCCGCTTACTCTGCGGCCAGCCGAACAGGGGGAGAGGTTCACTCCGCCAGGCATGAATGGCAGAAAGAAAATTTCCAGATTTCTTGCCGATCTGAAAATACCACGGCAGCAGAGATTCAAGTTCCCCGTGTTGGCCTCTGAAGATAGGGTAGTTGCCGTTGTCGGCCTGCAGATTGACGATAAATTTGCAATCGACAGCATTACCACCAGGTTTTTAAAAATTACCTGGCGCCCTCTTGAAGAGAAAATGGATGATTCCTCAACTGCAGGGCCATGA
- the selB gene encoding selenocysteine-specific translation elongation factor, whose protein sequence is MREIVLGTAGHVDHGKTSFVKALTNIDTDRLKEEKKRGITIELGFAHLDLPCGHRLGIVDVPGHEKFVKNMVAGVTGMDILAFIIAADEGIMPQTREHFEICSLLGVSQGIVIITKKDMVEEEWLEMVEEEVREFCQGSFLEEAPIVHVSSITGEGIDKVKNLLDDIVSKHHFEDAFGPFRLPVDRVFAMKGFGAVITGTSISGRVALGEELRIYPSGKTAKVRGIQLHSQTVDVVEAGHRTAINLQGIETLEISRGMVAATPGALQPNFMLDCSLTYLSSNNKPLKHRARVRVHLGTAEVMGRVSLLDCDELRPGEEAGVQLLLEEPVAVWPHDRYVIRSYSPVITIGGGEVLGNVSLRKRKRLTEKDRKRNSEVIQILKEGSPEDHILLFLEESGTKGLVLDELAIRLGVFGKQLKKILNEPLSSKKIVVVDSSAQRYLALSVAERVSDSIVDILTVFHKNNPIQEGLSKEGLRSETGRRLDQKVFSYCLNELIRSGTIVQEESLIRLATHEVALKADEEKLQRDLLKWYRDKGLAPATIKETSEQFSDYPAPLLKEVMGLLLREEKLVKVSESLYYEKEAMEELKDKVVAFMEKEGEIDAPRFKEMSGLTRKFSIPILEYFDRIKLTYRIEDKRILRKKAS, encoded by the coding sequence ATGCGCGAAATAGTATTAGGAACGGCCGGCCATGTTGATCACGGTAAAACCAGTTTCGTCAAGGCCCTCACCAACATAGATACCGACAGGCTCAAAGAAGAGAAAAAAAGAGGCATAACCATCGAACTCGGTTTTGCCCATCTTGATCTTCCCTGCGGCCACCGTCTTGGCATCGTCGATGTTCCGGGCCATGAGAAGTTTGTTAAAAATATGGTTGCCGGGGTTACCGGCATGGATATTCTCGCCTTCATCATTGCCGCCGATGAAGGAATAATGCCGCAGACCCGCGAACATTTCGAAATCTGCAGTCTCCTTGGTGTTTCACAGGGAATCGTCATCATAACCAAAAAGGATATGGTCGAGGAAGAGTGGCTGGAGATGGTTGAAGAAGAGGTCCGTGAATTCTGCCAGGGCAGTTTTCTGGAGGAGGCACCTATTGTTCACGTCTCTTCCATCACCGGCGAGGGGATCGATAAGGTTAAGAATCTTCTTGACGACATTGTCTCCAAACATCATTTTGAAGACGCCTTTGGGCCCTTCAGGCTACCGGTGGATCGGGTCTTTGCCATGAAAGGGTTCGGTGCGGTGATAACCGGTACTTCTATTTCCGGCAGAGTCGCTCTGGGTGAGGAACTGCGGATTTATCCCTCCGGGAAAACCGCCAAGGTAAGAGGAATACAGCTGCATTCCCAAACGGTGGATGTAGTCGAAGCAGGTCATCGCACCGCCATCAATCTGCAGGGCATAGAGACCTTGGAAATATCCAGAGGGATGGTTGCGGCAACGCCCGGCGCCCTGCAGCCTAATTTTATGCTGGACTGCTCACTTACCTATCTCTCCTCCAACAACAAGCCCCTCAAGCATAGGGCAAGGGTACGGGTGCATCTCGGCACAGCTGAGGTGATGGGCAGGGTGTCATTATTGGATTGTGACGAATTGCGGCCTGGGGAGGAGGCGGGAGTTCAGTTGCTCCTGGAAGAACCGGTTGCGGTCTGGCCCCACGACAGGTATGTCATTCGCAGTTACTCTCCCGTTATCACAATCGGCGGCGGAGAAGTCCTTGGCAATGTTTCACTGCGGAAGCGGAAAAGGCTGACGGAAAAAGACCGCAAGAGGAATAGTGAAGTTATTCAGATACTGAAAGAAGGTTCACCCGAAGATCATATCCTTCTCTTTCTGGAAGAGAGCGGCACCAAGGGTCTTGTCCTGGATGAATTGGCCATACGGCTTGGCGTTTTCGGTAAACAGTTGAAGAAAATACTCAATGAACCGCTGTCCTCGAAAAAGATTGTCGTGGTCGATTCTTCGGCTCAGCGTTATCTGGCCCTAAGTGTTGCCGAACGCGTCAGCGATTCGATAGTGGATATTCTTACAGTGTTTCATAAGAACAACCCGATCCAGGAAGGATTATCAAAAGAAGGCTTGCGCAGTGAAACAGGACGCCGTCTCGATCAGAAGGTTTTTTCATACTGTTTGAATGAACTGATCCGGAGCGGAACCATTGTTCAGGAGGAATCGCTGATCAGGCTGGCAACACATGAGGTAGCCCTTAAGGCCGATGAAGAAAAGCTGCAGCGCGATCTGCTAAAGTGGTACAGGGATAAAGGACTGGCCCCGGCCACTATCAAGGAAACCTCCGAACAGTTCAGCGATTATCCCGCCCCCTTGCTGAAAGAAGTCATGGGTCTCCTTCTCCGCGAGGAAAAGCTGGTCAAGGTCAGTGAATCTCTTTATTACGAAAAAGAGGCTATGGAGGAGCTGAAGGACAAGGTCGTTGCCTTTATGGAGAAAGAGGGAGAGATAGATGCCCCGCGATTTAAGGAAATGTCCGGTTTGACTCGAAAGTTTTCCATTCCGATCCTGGAATATTTCGATCGAATCAAACTGACCTATCGTATCGAGGATAAACGTATTCTTCGTAAGAAAGCTTCCTGA
- a CDS encoding MBL fold metallo-hydrolase, producing the protein MILEQLLVGSMGVCCYLIGCEETKKGAIVDPGGDERRILAEVEKLGLQIEYIIATHGHPDHVCGNRIIMEATGGIIVMHEADADYFEKPETQNYFSMLGLEPSPPAQKRVKDGDLIEVGNVKLRVIHTPGHTPGGICLYSAPNLFTGDTLFVGGVGRTDFPGGSYDGLMESLKNKVLTLPEETIIWPGHGYGGSQSTIGEEKRSNPFLR; encoded by the coding sequence ATGATATTAGAGCAACTCTTGGTTGGCAGTATGGGTGTCTGCTGCTATTTAATCGGGTGTGAAGAGACCAAAAAAGGAGCGATCGTTGATCCCGGCGGAGATGAAAGACGCATCCTGGCTGAAGTTGAAAAGCTGGGGCTGCAAATAGAATATATCATTGCCACTCATGGTCATCCCGATCATGTCTGCGGCAACAGGATTATCATGGAGGCAACCGGTGGCATCATCGTCATGCATGAGGCGGATGCTGATTATTTTGAAAAGCCCGAGACCCAGAACTACTTCAGCATGCTCGGCCTGGAACCCTCCCCGCCGGCTCAAAAAAGGGTTAAAGACGGAGACTTGATTGAAGTGGGCAACGTAAAGCTCCGTGTCATCCATACACCAGGTCACACCCCGGGCGGCATATGTCTCTATAGTGCTCCAAACCTCTTTACCGGCGACACCCTTTTTGTCGGCGGGGTTGGTCGTACCGATTTCCCCGGTGGATCCTATGACGGCTTAATGGAGTCCTTGAAAAACAAGGTCCTGACCTTGCCGGAAGAGACCATAATCTGGCCGGGTCATGGCTATGGCGGATCACAGTCCACCATCGGCGAAGAAAAACGCAGCAATCCCTTCTTGCGGTAA
- a CDS encoding Mrp/NBP35 family ATP-binding protein — protein MSQSCGGGATNEAQQAAMAQQENAITRSLGKIKNKILVMSGKGGVGKSTVSVNLALGLAKKGHKVGLMDVDLHGPDVVRMLDLKGVVQPPEKKDDLIPPLVYNENLKVVSLEYMMQDRDEAIIWRGPLKIQAIRQFVSDMDWGELDYLIIDAPPGTGDEPLSVAQTIPNVKAVVVTTPQKVALADVRKSISFCKTVKIDIVGVVENMSGFVCPNCNEKVDIFKSGGGEEMAREFDLPFLGRIPMDPRVVVAGDDGKPYLSSDEKSPATEAFMAVVTAIETRNPPVAPPVTLKMSNSGCGCGCKG, from the coding sequence ATGTCTCAATCATGTGGCGGCGGCGCAACAAACGAAGCTCAACAGGCCGCGATGGCGCAGCAGGAAAATGCCATTACCCGATCTCTGGGCAAAATTAAAAACAAAATTCTGGTTATGAGCGGAAAGGGTGGTGTCGGTAAATCAACGGTTTCCGTCAATCTTGCCTTAGGTCTTGCTAAAAAAGGGCATAAGGTCGGTCTTATGGATGTTGATCTGCATGGTCCCGATGTGGTAAGAATGCTGGATCTTAAAGGTGTGGTTCAACCACCGGAAAAGAAGGATGATCTTATTCCGCCGCTCGTCTATAACGAGAATCTCAAGGTTGTCTCGCTTGAATATATGATGCAGGACAGGGATGAAGCGATTATCTGGAGAGGTCCCCTGAAAATTCAGGCAATCAGGCAGTTTGTCTCCGACATGGACTGGGGAGAGCTTGACTATCTTATAATCGATGCTCCTCCGGGAACAGGCGACGAGCCGCTGTCGGTGGCCCAGACCATCCCTAATGTCAAGGCAGTGGTAGTGACCACCCCGCAGAAGGTTGCGCTGGCCGATGTACGAAAATCCATAAGCTTCTGTAAAACTGTTAAAATTGATATTGTCGGAGTTGTGGAAAATATGTCCGGCTTTGTCTGCCCCAACTGCAATGAGAAAGTGGATATTTTCAAAAGCGGTGGTGGAGAAGAGATGGCCAGGGAGTTCGACCTGCCTTTTCTCGGTAGAATACCGATGGATCCCCGCGTCGTAGTTGCAGGAGATGATGGTAAGCCATATCTCTCCTCCGATGAAAAAAGTCCTGCGACCGAGGCCTTCATGGCAGTTGTCACTGCAATTGAGACCAGAAATCCACCTGTGGCGCCGCCTGTTACCTTAAAGATGAGTAATTCGGGCTGCGGCTGCGGCTGCAAAGGCTAA
- the ftsY gene encoding signal recognition particle-docking protein FtsY, with protein MLGWFKKKKVKTEELPSPIEETVKKQEVEDDSPPRGTGIFGEPEEIRPEPVPEVETHHPAEITEDAETADAATDTSAAEEEASSLFRRMTEKLSRTRDSFVFQMDSLFLGKKEIDAELLDDLEELLITADIGFETSSELLDYARKKVKRKELSDPESLKKFIKEKLHSYIVDSTKPAELVMPESGPFVIMVIGVNGVGKTTTIGKIAHKFINSGQSVLLAAADTFRAAAVSQLKIWGTRNGIEVVAKGENADPSSVAFDAVHKAVEENYDVVMVDTAGRLHTQTNLMEELKKIKRVIGKKLEGAPHEILLVIDATTGQNGISQAKLFNEAVGVTGLALTKLDGTAKGGIVANISRYMNIPIRFIGIGENIEDLRDFDPDEFIEALFQGKS; from the coding sequence ATGCTAGGCTGGTTCAAGAAAAAGAAGGTAAAAACAGAAGAACTCCCGAGTCCAATCGAAGAAACCGTTAAGAAGCAAGAAGTTGAGGATGATTCTCCACCACGGGGCACCGGTATTTTCGGCGAGCCCGAAGAAATCCGGCCGGAGCCGGTTCCGGAGGTCGAAACTCATCATCCAGCTGAAATAACGGAAGATGCTGAAACAGCAGATGCGGCTACGGACACTTCTGCCGCTGAAGAAGAAGCGTCTTCACTCTTCAGGCGCATGACCGAAAAGCTCTCCCGCACCAGGGATTCCTTTGTTTTTCAAATGGATTCGCTGTTTCTCGGCAAGAAAGAAATTGACGCCGAACTGCTCGATGATCTGGAGGAGCTGCTTATAACCGCCGATATTGGTTTTGAAACTTCTTCGGAACTTCTCGATTACGCAAGAAAAAAAGTTAAACGCAAAGAGCTTTCCGATCCGGAATCTCTGAAGAAATTTATAAAAGAGAAGTTGCATAGTTATATTGTCGATTCCACCAAACCCGCCGAGCTGGTGATGCCCGAATCGGGCCCTTTCGTCATTATGGTGATAGGAGTCAATGGAGTCGGTAAAACCACCACGATCGGCAAAATCGCCCATAAATTTATCAATTCCGGTCAGTCCGTCCTGCTCGCCGCTGCGGATACCTTTCGAGCAGCAGCCGTCTCTCAGCTTAAAATCTGGGGGACAAGAAACGGCATCGAAGTGGTGGCTAAAGGGGAAAATGCCGATCCATCATCTGTTGCTTTCGATGCAGTCCATAAAGCTGTTGAAGAAAATTATGATGTTGTTATGGTTGATACCGCCGGCAGGCTGCACACCCAGACCAACCTGATGGAAGAGCTGAAGAAAATCAAGCGGGTCATAGGCAAAAAACTGGAAGGCGCGCCCCACGAAATACTTCTGGTCATCGATGCCACAACAGGGCAAAACGGCATATCCCAGGCGAAACTGTTTAACGAGGCTGTAGGCGTCACCGGACTTGCCCTGACCAAACTTGACGGCACCGCCAAAGGTGGTATTGTCGCCAATATCAGCCGTTATATGAATATCCCTATCCGTTTTATCGGCATAGGTGAAAATATCGAGGATCTGCGTGATTTCGATCCGGATGAATTTATAGAGGCCCTTTTTCAAGGAAAATCTTAG
- a CDS encoding DnaJ domain-containing protein, with translation MQYQRHQQPGCGGCLLILLLIVFVTGGAPALINFLGALIFSGLAGIVIFVAIFFGFTYWVQKKVANYEASQSESHNRFVWLLVNILVNISKIDGQVTREEIATIHRFFHYNLGYTQTKMAWVKEITKEAISSTATLESLLEEFRSTFAYEPRLILLELVYQVLYTKKDVPEEELQIARNIAAFLEISVYDQRTIEAKYKYHRQQRRETAQESADHYYEVLGLEPGASMEEIKKAYRKLSMKYHPDKVRQLGDEFRTIAEEKMKEFNAAYEYFKKMNR, from the coding sequence ATGCAATATCAACGGCACCAACAGCCCGGATGCGGCGGCTGTCTTCTCATTCTTCTTCTTATCGTCTTCGTCACCGGTGGTGCGCCCGCGCTTATAAATTTCCTCGGTGCTCTGATTTTCTCCGGTCTGGCAGGCATTGTTATCTTCGTGGCCATCTTTTTTGGTTTCACCTACTGGGTGCAGAAAAAAGTTGCCAATTACGAGGCCTCGCAGTCGGAGAGCCATAACCGCTTTGTCTGGCTGCTTGTCAATATTCTCGTCAATATCTCCAAAATCGACGGCCAGGTGACCAGGGAAGAAATTGCCACCATTCATAGATTTTTTCATTATAATCTAGGCTATACCCAAACAAAAATGGCCTGGGTCAAGGAGATTACCAAGGAAGCTATTTCATCGACAGCTACATTGGAATCACTTCTCGAGGAATTTCGTTCCACCTTCGCCTATGAACCGCGACTGATACTGCTGGAGTTGGTCTATCAGGTTCTCTATACCAAAAAAGATGTTCCGGAAGAAGAACTGCAGATAGCCCGGAATATCGCGGCCTTTCTTGAAATTTCAGTTTATGACCAGCGTACAATTGAGGCCAAATATAAATATCACAGGCAACAGCGCCGCGAAACCGCACAGGAATCCGCGGATCACTACTATGAGGTTCTGGGCCTGGAACCCGGTGCTTCCATGGAGGAGATCAAGAAAGCCTACAGAAAACTGAGTATGAAATATCATCCGGATAAAGTCCGTCAGCTCGGCGATGAGTTCCGCACGATAGCCGAGGAGAAAATGAAAGAATTCAATGCAGCATACGAATATTTTAAAAAAATGAATCGCTGA
- a CDS encoding pyridoxal phosphate-dependent aminotransferase: protein MAVSEKMRQFAEKSSWIRKMFEEGAKLKAKHGADNVFDFSLGNPDLPPPPEFDEILQRIAGENIPGGHAYMPNGGYPWVREAVAVRISSEQGVAVSGAEMLMTCGAAGALNVVLKTLLDPGEEVILLSPYFVEYNFYVDNHGGISRVVTTDDQFNLDFNAIEAALNEKTKAIIVNSPNNPTGQIYPQKDLDTLGRLLEEAGNRFGTTIYLIADEPYRKIVFKGNTVPSIFQAYTNSIVLSSYSKDLSLPGERIGYLAVHPQILEKQPLLNAMTLANRILGFVNAPALMQKVVAELQDVTIDCTIYEKRRDIFCDILEKAGYDFLHPKGALYLFPRSPIADDVAFCAILQENMILAVPGRGFGAPGYFRLAFCTETKVIEGSAPGFAKAIAQARA from the coding sequence ATGGCAGTATCTGAAAAAATGCGGCAGTTTGCGGAAAAATCATCCTGGATCAGAAAGATGTTTGAGGAAGGTGCGAAACTGAAAGCAAAGCATGGGGCCGACAATGTTTTCGACTTCAGCCTGGGCAATCCCGATCTTCCACCGCCTCCTGAATTTGACGAAATTCTGCAGAGAATAGCCGGTGAGAACATCCCGGGCGGTCATGCCTATATGCCTAATGGCGGCTATCCGTGGGTACGTGAAGCTGTCGCTGTCAGAATCTCAAGCGAGCAGGGTGTGGCCGTCAGCGGCGCGGAAATGCTGATGACATGCGGTGCTGCGGGCGCACTCAATGTTGTCTTGAAAACGCTGCTTGATCCGGGAGAGGAAGTGATTTTGCTTTCCCCGTATTTCGTGGAATATAACTTCTATGTCGACAACCATGGCGGCATTTCCCGTGTGGTGACAACAGACGATCAGTTTAATCTTGATTTCAACGCCATTGAAGCTGCCCTGAATGAGAAGACCAAGGCCATCATCGTCAATTCCCCCAATAATCCCACGGGACAGATCTATCCGCAAAAAGATCTTGATACTTTGGGAAGACTGCTGGAAGAAGCGGGAAATCGTTTCGGTACGACCATATACCTTATCGCCGACGAACCCTATCGCAAGATCGTCTTCAAAGGAAATACCGTACCCTCAATTTTTCAGGCGTACACAAACAGTATCGTCCTCTCTTCCTATTCCAAAGATCTTTCTCTCCCCGGGGAACGCATCGGTTACCTGGCGGTGCATCCCCAGATACTCGAGAAGCAACCGTTGCTCAACGCCATGACCCTGGCCAACAGGATACTGGGTTTTGTCAATGCGCCGGCACTGATGCAGAAAGTCGTGGCGGAATTACAAGATGTTACTATTGATTGCACCATCTATGAAAAGAGAAGAGACATATTCTGCGACATTCTCGAAAAAGCCGGTTATGACTTTCTTCATCCCAAGGGAGCGCTCTACCTCTTCCCCCGCTCTCCCATTGCCGATGATGTGGCATTTTGTGCTATCCTGCAGGAAAATATGATCCTTGCCGTTCCCGGTCGCGGCTTTGGTGCACCGGGATATTTTCGTCTGGCCTTCTGTACGGAGACCAAGGTGATAGAGGGTTCCGCGCCCGGTTTTGCAAAAGCAATAGCCCAGGCGCGTGCATGA
- the der gene encoding ribosome biogenesis GTPase Der, with amino-acid sequence MVSETHSIIALVGRPNVGKSTLFNRITKSRKAIVDPTPGVTRDRHYDRVIWNEKSFILVDTGGIDDSVDDVMVNHIRQQAFLAIEEADTILFLMDGREGLTPADMEVAEILRRSEKNVFHVVNKIDGPEQEIEILSQFYELGVEKLWALSAEHTYGFYTLMDDLVDSLKESTVDQNLPEDTVKVAFFGRPNVGKSSMINRIMGEERMVVSEISGTTRDSVDTLLEHGKYTYLLIDTAGIRRKGKTKEKLEKFSILKALHALERCDIAMVLLDAEDGLTEQDTKIIGYTQEQGRGLILLVNKWDLVQDDPKKQKQILEEIGRSVPFVGFAPLLKVSALSGYGIKRLFPAIGSVYRQFSQKFPTAALNRLLQDAVADHSPPIYKNKRLKFYYTSQIGTRPPRFVVMTNSYKGVHFSYQRYLTNRFREGLGLDKVPVKLFFKDKREQRQK; translated from the coding sequence ATGGTTTCAGAAACACATTCAATTATTGCGCTGGTCGGCAGACCGAATGTCGGCAAGTCGACACTTTTCAACAGAATTACCAAATCCAGAAAGGCCATTGTCGATCCTACCCCGGGAGTGACCCGCGACAGGCACTACGACAGAGTGATCTGGAATGAAAAGTCCTTTATCCTGGTTGATACCGGGGGCATTGACGACAGCGTCGATGACGTCATGGTGAACCATATCCGTCAACAGGCTTTCCTCGCCATCGAAGAGGCGGATACCATACTCTTCCTTATGGATGGTCGTGAGGGTTTAACCCCAGCCGATATGGAAGTGGCGGAAATATTGCGCCGCTCCGAGAAAAACGTGTTTCACGTCGTTAATAAAATCGATGGACCGGAACAGGAGATCGAAATACTTTCCCAATTTTACGAATTGGGAGTTGAGAAGCTCTGGGCGCTCTCAGCCGAACATACCTACGGTTTTTATACCCTGATGGATGATCTTGTCGATTCCCTCAAGGAAAGCACGGTTGATCAGAACCTTCCGGAAGACACCGTCAAGGTAGCCTTTTTCGGCAGGCCCAATGTCGGAAAATCGTCGATGATTAATAGAATTATGGGTGAAGAGAGGATGGTGGTATCCGAGATATCGGGAACGACCCGGGACTCGGTCGATACCCTGCTGGAGCACGGCAAATACACCTATCTTCTCATTGATACCGCAGGAATCAGGCGCAAGGGAAAGACCAAGGAGAAGCTTGAGAAGTTTAGTATTCTCAAGGCACTGCATGCCCTTGAGAGATGTGATATCGCCATGGTTCTCCTCGATGCGGAGGATGGGCTGACGGAACAGGACACCAAGATTATAGGCTATACGCAGGAACAGGGCAGGGGGCTGATTCTGCTCGTCAATAAATGGGATCTGGTCCAGGATGATCCCAAAAAACAGAAACAGATTCTGGAAGAGATCGGCCGCAGTGTGCCCTTCGTCGGCTTTGCTCCCCTGCTCAAGGTCTCGGCGCTCAGCGGTTACGGCATTAAGCGATTGTTTCCCGCCATCGGTTCGGTCTATCGTCAGTTCAGCCAGAAATTTCCGACAGCGGCCCTTAACCGGCTGCTGCAGGATGCCGTTGCCGACCACTCCCCGCCGATATATAAAAACAAGCGGCTGAAGTTTTACTATACTTCGCAGATCGGCACACGCCCACCGCGGTTTGTCGTGATGACCAACAGCTATAAGGGAGTGCATTTTTCCTACCAGCGCTATCTCACCAACCGATTTCGTGAGGGGCTGGGTTTGGATAAGGTCCCTGTGAAGCTCTTTTTCAAGGACAAAAGAGAACAGCGCCAGAAATAA
- a CDS encoding aminoglycoside phosphotransferase family protein: MKNAGLAENVRQMLYDTGVLNNRERSEFFSRYALTPISADGSARRFFRVERSGESLCVGVAPQDTSTQNMAEAHSVMAIGRHLLSKNIPIPEILGSDELTGVILFEDCGDLRLHDVLRQENTEVSVDHSSMLEIYRRLVAILARMQVRGAESFNRQWCYDTPEYDTSVMVGRESHYFLNEFWHNLLQGEPCPGIEEEFADIAIQAGTGLSGFFLHRDFQSRNVMLINSQLKIIDFQGGRLGPPAYDLASLLIDPYSEMPEEMQFELMSAYLSELRSFFGYDEKVFLRQYAYLALQRNLQILGAFSFLSQKRGKPFFKEYIQPALGNLCRLLEEKELRPYSQLRGIVHKAQDLFQSL; encoded by the coding sequence ATGAAAAATGCAGGTTTGGCAGAGAATGTCAGGCAAATGCTCTACGATACCGGAGTATTAAATAATCGGGAAAGGAGTGAATTTTTCAGCAGATATGCTCTGACTCCCATTTCCGCGGATGGCTCTGCACGACGGTTTTTCAGAGTGGAACGCTCTGGAGAGAGTCTCTGTGTCGGGGTTGCGCCCCAGGATACTTCAACACAAAATATGGCAGAGGCTCATTCGGTCATGGCAATCGGCCGACACCTCCTGTCAAAAAATATTCCCATTCCGGAAATACTCGGCAGCGATGAATTGACGGGCGTAATTCTCTTTGAGGATTGCGGCGATCTCCGCCTGCACGATGTACTGCGACAGGAAAATACGGAAGTATCCGTAGACCATAGCAGCATGCTGGAGATCTACCGGCGGCTTGTTGCCATACTGGCCCGTATGCAGGTTAGGGGCGCCGAGAGTTTCAATCGTCAGTGGTGCTATGACACGCCGGAATATGACACCTCGGTCATGGTTGGCAGGGAATCACACTATTTTTTAAATGAATTCTGGCATAATCTGCTTCAGGGGGAGCCTTGTCCGGGCATTGAAGAAGAATTTGCCGACATTGCCATCCAAGCCGGTACAGGATTGAGCGGATTTTTTCTGCACCGTGATTTTCAATCCAGGAATGTCATGCTGATCAATTCTCAGCTGAAAATAATTGATTTTCAGGGTGGCCGGCTCGGTCCTCCGGCCTACGATCTTGCCTCACTGTTGATTGATCCTTATAGTGAAATGCCTGAAGAGATGCAGTTTGAACTGATGTCAGCTTATCTCTCTGAACTTCGTTCATTCTTCGGATATGATGAAAAAGTTTTCCTCAGACAGTATGCCTATCTTGCGCTGCAGCGCAACCTGCAGATACTGGGAGCCTTTTCTTTTCTCTCCCAAAAACGGGGGAAGCCATTTTTCAAGGAGTATATTCAACCGGCTTTAGGCAATCTTTGCCGGCTCCTGGAAGAGAAAGAGCTGCGCCCTTACAGTCAGCTTCGAGGGATAGTGCACAAAGCTCAAGATTTATTTCAATCGCTTTAA